A single Pedobacter sp. PACM 27299 DNA region contains:
- a CDS encoding DUF3347 domain-containing protein, with amino-acid sequence MKRYFAVAAIMVATSCTSNTNQKVALSATDSTSAQVADAAVPASIKLKDANVQSIYNGYIALKDALVGAKFEEAKAAAATLKTSLASQKGCESTAVTADKIAAAKDIAAQRKDFTSLSTDLIALFKHADVESGTIYVQHCPMANKGDGGDWLSSEKKIQNPYYGDEMMECGRVVEEIKSAK; translated from the coding sequence ATGAAAAGATACTTCGCTGTAGCGGCAATTATGGTGGCTACATCTTGTACCAGCAACACGAACCAGAAAGTCGCATTAAGTGCTACTGATTCTACGTCTGCTCAGGTCGCTGATGCCGCAGTACCGGCAAGCATTAAATTGAAGGATGCCAATGTCCAGTCCATTTATAATGGCTACATCGCTTTAAAAGATGCTTTGGTTGGCGCGAAATTTGAAGAGGCTAAAGCAGCAGCTGCCACCTTAAAAACAAGTTTAGCCAGTCAGAAAGGCTGTGAAAGTACTGCAGTAACCGCAGACAAAATCGCTGCAGCAAAAGATATCGCTGCTCAAAGAAAAGATTTTACTTCCTTAAGTACAGACCTGATTGCCCTGTTCAAACATGCAGATGTGGAATCAGGGACTATTTATGTACAGCACTGCCCAATGGCCAATAAAGGTGATGGCGGCGATTGGTTATCCTCAGAAAAGAAAATTCAGAATCCTTATTACGGAGATGAAATGATGGAGTGTGGCCGTGTAGTCGAAGAAATTAAATCAGCGAAGTAA
- a CDS encoding citrate synthase — protein MSDIAEIKIDGKVYEFPVITGTEGEKSIDISKLRDLTGHITLDFGYKNTGSTKSAITFLDGEKGILKYRGYSIEELAEKSTFLEVAYLLIYGDLPTTEQLTDFQVSISRHTLIHEDMKKFLDGYPSKSHPMAQLASLVCSLSTFYPESLNANSSPETMDLTMIKLLAKFPTIVSFIYKKSLGHPLIYPKNKYDYVSNFLNMIFGQRTEEIDIDPVVVSAMNTLLILHADHEQNCSASTVRMVGSSDCNLYASVSAGIAALWGPLHGGANQAVIEMLERIKEDGGDTEKWINKAKDKNDPFRMMGFGHRVYKNFDPRAKIIKKACDDILEKLGINDPVLEIAKKLEEAALSDPYFVERKLYPNVDFYSGIIYRALGFPTDMFTVLFALGRLPGWIAQWKEMHENKEPIGRPRQVYVGHTNREFVPLDKR, from the coding sequence ATGTCAGATATTGCAGAAATTAAGATTGACGGAAAAGTCTATGAATTTCCCGTTATTACCGGTACCGAAGGGGAGAAGTCTATAGATATTTCTAAACTTAGAGATTTAACCGGTCACATTACCTTAGACTTTGGTTACAAAAACACCGGATCCACTAAAAGTGCAATTACCTTTTTAGACGGAGAAAAAGGGATTTTAAAATACCGCGGTTATTCAATTGAAGAACTTGCGGAAAAATCTACCTTCTTAGAAGTAGCATACCTGCTTATATATGGCGATTTACCTACCACTGAGCAATTAACTGATTTCCAGGTTTCGATCAGCCGTCATACGCTGATTCATGAAGACATGAAGAAGTTTTTAGATGGTTACCCTTCTAAATCTCACCCGATGGCACAACTGGCCTCATTGGTGTGCTCACTGTCTACTTTCTACCCAGAGTCATTGAATGCAAACTCTTCGCCAGAAACCATGGATCTGACCATGATTAAATTACTGGCTAAGTTCCCAACAATTGTATCTTTCATTTATAAAAAATCTTTAGGTCACCCACTGATCTATCCAAAAAATAAATACGACTACGTCAGCAATTTCTTAAACATGATCTTCGGTCAGCGTACAGAAGAAATTGATATTGATCCGGTAGTAGTCAGTGCGATGAATACTTTACTGATCTTACATGCGGATCATGAGCAAAACTGCTCTGCATCGACCGTAAGAATGGTAGGTTCATCAGACTGTAACCTTTACGCTTCTGTTTCTGCGGGAATCGCTGCTTTATGGGGTCCACTTCATGGTGGTGCCAACCAGGCGGTAATTGAAATGCTGGAACGCATTAAAGAAGATGGTGGTGATACCGAAAAATGGATCAACAAAGCAAAAGATAAAAACGATCCTTTCCGTATGATGGGCTTCGGACACAGAGTATATAAAAACTTCGATCCAAGAGCAAAAATCATTAAGAAAGCTTGTGATGATATTTTGGAGAAATTAGGTATCAATGATCCAGTATTGGAGATTGCCAAGAAATTAGAAGAAGCAGCATTGAGCGATCCTTACTTTGTAGAGCGTAAGCTTTATCCTAACGTAGATTTCTATTCTGGAATCATTTACAGAGCGCTGGGCTTCCCTACAGATATGTTCACGGTATTGTTCGCTTTAGGACGTCTGCCAGGATGGATTGCACAATGGAAAGAAATGCATGAGAATAAAGAACCAATCGGTCGCCCACGTCAGGTGTATGTTGGTCATACCAACAGAGAGTTTGTGCCTTTAGACAAGCGCTAA
- a CDS encoding DUF3667 domain-containing protein: MSGKYRKEKNCLNCGHQVEAHFCSYCGQENIVVKEDALHMVVHAVSDYFHFESKFFGTIKPLLLQPGLLTQKYVEGKRASYLHPIKLYIFISIVFFLVNLSGNEKKKPEQKRQTTGLSKDSINKAQQTEVKTKASNFDILGKINEKVEEEKQKSDSTRPTNIIQLDEVKDSTVAAYEKRQLSLPKNKRDGFIEKYFSKKAIILSHSKDANKKVEENLLHNIPKLMFILLPLFALLLKLVYIDKKKYYFEHLIYSFHIHSAIFLVVLISNFITRAAGYIYDISSITFTLSFFYIIWYIYQSLRTFYQGKVGATIFRFFLLIICYTILLTLTILIGLGVSAAMV; this comes from the coding sequence ATGTCTGGTAAATACCGTAAAGAAAAGAACTGCCTAAATTGTGGTCATCAGGTAGAAGCTCATTTCTGCTCCTACTGCGGCCAGGAAAATATCGTCGTTAAGGAAGATGCACTACACATGGTAGTGCATGCCGTTTCCGATTATTTTCATTTTGAATCCAAGTTTTTTGGGACGATCAAACCTTTATTACTGCAGCCGGGCCTGTTGACACAAAAATATGTAGAAGGTAAAAGAGCTTCCTATTTACACCCTATTAAACTATACATCTTCATCAGCATCGTTTTCTTTCTGGTCAATTTATCTGGCAATGAAAAGAAGAAACCCGAACAAAAAAGACAAACTACAGGTCTGTCCAAAGACAGTATAAACAAAGCGCAACAAACAGAAGTAAAAACTAAGGCTAGTAATTTTGATATTTTAGGTAAGATTAACGAAAAGGTAGAGGAAGAAAAACAAAAAAGTGACTCTACTCGTCCGACAAATATCATACAGCTGGATGAGGTTAAAGACAGCACTGTAGCAGCCTACGAAAAAAGACAGCTGTCCTTACCGAAAAATAAGCGAGATGGATTTATAGAAAAATACTTCAGTAAAAAAGCGATAATACTCAGTCATTCAAAGGATGCCAATAAGAAAGTTGAAGAAAATCTTTTACACAACATTCCGAAATTGATGTTCATCTTACTCCCGCTTTTCGCATTGCTGTTAAAACTGGTTTATATTGATAAGAAAAAATATTACTTTGAACATCTGATCTACTCTTTTCATATACACTCCGCTATATTTTTAGTGGTATTGATCAGCAACTTCATTACTCGGGCTGCTGGCTATATTTATGACATTAGCAGCATTACTTTTACCCTCAGCTTCTTCTACATCATCTGGTACATCTACCAGTCTTTAAGAACATTCTATCAAGGTAAAGTTGGAGCAACTATATTCAGGTTTTTCTTATTGATCATCTGCTATACCATTCTACTCACACTCACCATCCTTATAGGACTTGGCGTATCTGCAGCGATGGTATAA
- a CDS encoding nucleoside permease: MNVKLRLTLMNFLQFFIWGSWLITIGVYWFQNKGWSGAEFGIIFSTMGISSIFMPALAGIISDRFVNAEKLYGTFHILGACVLFCLPMVTNPSTFFWVILLNMIFYMPTLSLSITVAYSALKNAKQDVVKDYPPIRIWGTIGFIAALWVVSLTGNEASSNQFYIASGVSLALGIYAFTLPKCPPLSNKVESKSFVDALGLRAFTLFKQKKFAVFFLFSMFLGAALQLTNAYGDTYLHDFKEVPEFSNLLAVKYPAIIMSISQISETLFILAIPFFLRKFGIKYVMLFSMLAWVLRFGLFAFGDPAGGLWMIIMSCIVYGMAFDFFNISGSLFVETQIDEKIRGSAQGLFMMMVNGFGALFGSFTSGMIIEHFFTGANQSKDWQGIWLTFAAYTLVLAITFPFIFKYKHNKAELNAINAMNH; the protein is encoded by the coding sequence ATGAATGTTAAGTTACGCTTAACTCTGATGAATTTTTTACAATTCTTTATCTGGGGTTCATGGCTTATTACTATTGGCGTGTATTGGTTCCAGAATAAAGGATGGTCAGGTGCAGAATTCGGAATCATCTTCTCCACCATGGGGATTTCTTCTATTTTTATGCCTGCGCTTGCCGGAATTATTTCAGATCGTTTTGTCAATGCGGAAAAGTTATACGGAACATTTCACATTCTTGGGGCATGTGTGCTTTTTTGCCTCCCAATGGTGACCAATCCCAGCACATTTTTCTGGGTGATCCTGCTCAACATGATTTTCTATATGCCCACGCTGTCTTTATCGATTACCGTGGCTTATTCAGCTTTAAAGAATGCCAAACAGGATGTCGTAAAAGACTATCCCCCAATTAGAATCTGGGGAACAATTGGTTTTATCGCTGCCTTATGGGTAGTGAGTTTAACTGGAAATGAAGCCTCTTCTAATCAGTTTTACATCGCATCAGGTGTTTCTTTGGCTTTAGGTATTTATGCCTTCACCCTACCAAAATGCCCCCCACTGTCTAACAAAGTAGAAAGTAAATCTTTTGTAGATGCCTTAGGACTAAGAGCTTTCACCTTGTTCAAACAAAAGAAATTTGCAGTATTCTTTCTTTTCTCCATGTTTTTAGGTGCGGCTTTACAGCTGACAAATGCCTATGGAGATACTTATCTACATGATTTCAAAGAAGTTCCTGAATTCAGCAACCTGCTTGCCGTAAAATATCCTGCAATCATCATGTCGATTTCACAGATCTCTGAAACCTTGTTTATTTTAGCCATCCCCTTCTTCTTAAGGAAGTTTGGTATTAAATACGTGATGTTATTCAGTATGCTGGCCTGGGTATTGAGATTCGGTCTTTTCGCCTTTGGCGATCCTGCTGGAGGATTGTGGATGATCATCATGTCTTGTATTGTTTACGGTATGGCATTCGATTTCTTCAACATTTCTGGTTCATTATTCGTAGAGACTCAGATTGATGAGAAAATCAGGGGAAGTGCGCAAGGCTTGTTCATGATGATGGTAAACGGTTTTGGTGCCTTATTTGGCAGTTTTACCAGCGGTATGATCATTGAGCATTTCTTTACCGGAGCAAATCAAAGTAAAGACTGGCAGGGCATCTGGCTGACCTTTGCAGCATACACCCTGGTATTGGCCATCACCTTCCCTTTCATCTTCAAATACAAACACAACAAAGCAGAATTGAATGCGATTAACGCAATGAATCACTAA
- a CDS encoding bifunctional nuclease family protein has product MKKVKLEIIGLSYSQTQSGAYALVLGEVNGRRRLPIIIGAFEAQAIAIEIEKMVPSRPLTHDLFKTFAQTYHVQITEVLIYNLVEGVFFAKLICTDGETIQEIDARTSDAIALAVRFNATIYTYEFILSSAGIVIEGNDFLFLENMDNISKEQSSEDMSPSIPGSNYKSLSTEELNQKLQEAIAEEAYEKAARIRDELNRRNSA; this is encoded by the coding sequence ATGAAAAAAGTAAAACTCGAAATTATCGGTTTGTCTTACAGCCAAACCCAATCAGGTGCTTATGCCCTGGTTCTTGGTGAAGTAAATGGCAGAAGACGCTTACCGATCATCATCGGTGCGTTTGAAGCACAAGCTATTGCCATAGAAATTGAGAAGATGGTCCCAAGCAGACCGCTTACTCACGACCTGTTCAAGACTTTTGCACAGACTTATCATGTACAAATCACAGAGGTACTGATTTACAACCTGGTAGAGGGTGTGTTCTTTGCCAAATTGATTTGCACGGATGGCGAAACCATCCAGGAAATTGATGCCAGAACATCTGATGCCATTGCATTAGCAGTTCGTTTCAATGCCACCATCTATACTTACGAATTTATCCTTTCTTCAGCGGGTATTGTCATCGAAGGCAATGACTTCCTGTTCTTAGAAAACATGGATAACATCTCAAAAGAACAGAGTTCTGAAGACATGAGCCCTTCCATCCCTGGCTCCAATTATAAATCACTCAGCACAGAAGAATTAAATCAGAAACTTCAGGAGGCCATTGCCGAAGAAGCGTACGAGAAAGCAGCAAGGATACGTGATGAATTAAACAGAAGAAATTCCGCATAA
- a CDS encoding electron transfer flavoprotein subunit alpha/FixB family protein produces the protein MSVLVYVEQVDGKFKKSVFEAVAYAKAIADIQGSNLTAISIGNVGESELKELGKYGASKVLNVANDQLKNFVNQAYASVIAEAAKKEGADVVVLSNSFTGKGLAPRVAVKLEAGLVDGAVELPNINGASFSVKKNAFSGKAFAITELTSAIKVIALNPNAFGVKESAVDAAIETFTPELKATDLAAIVKEIVRATDKISLPDAELVVSAGRGLKGPENWGMIEELAGLLGAATACSKPVSDADWRPHSEHVGQTGIAISPNLYIAIGISGAIQHLAGVSSSKVIVVINKDPEAPFFKVADYGIVGDAFEVVPQLIEALKAHKG, from the coding sequence ATGTCAGTTTTAGTATATGTAGAACAAGTCGATGGTAAGTTTAAGAAATCTGTTTTTGAAGCAGTAGCTTATGCGAAAGCCATTGCAGATATACAAGGAAGTAATTTAACCGCGATATCTATTGGTAATGTTGGAGAAAGCGAATTGAAAGAGCTGGGTAAATACGGCGCTTCTAAAGTTTTAAACGTAGCCAACGACCAATTAAAGAACTTCGTAAACCAGGCTTATGCTTCGGTGATCGCGGAAGCCGCTAAAAAAGAAGGTGCAGATGTAGTGGTCTTGTCGAACTCTTTCACTGGAAAAGGTTTAGCACCACGCGTTGCAGTGAAATTGGAAGCAGGATTAGTAGACGGTGCGGTAGAATTGCCTAACATTAATGGTGCTTCGTTTTCAGTAAAGAAAAATGCCTTCTCTGGAAAAGCATTTGCCATTACTGAACTGACTTCAGCGATTAAAGTGATTGCTTTAAACCCAAATGCTTTTGGTGTAAAAGAATCAGCTGTTGATGCTGCTATTGAAACTTTCACTCCGGAACTGAAAGCGACTGATTTAGCTGCCATCGTGAAAGAAATCGTTAGAGCAACTGATAAAATATCTTTACCGGATGCAGAATTGGTAGTTTCCGCAGGGCGAGGCCTTAAAGGTCCTGAAAACTGGGGAATGATCGAAGAGCTTGCCGGACTACTTGGCGCGGCTACAGCCTGCTCTAAACCAGTCTCAGATGCAGACTGGAGACCTCACTCTGAACACGTTGGACAAACTGGTATTGCCATCAGTCCGAATCTATATATCGCCATTGGTATTTCTGGAGCGATCCAGCATTTAGCAGGCGTAAGTTCTTCAAAAGTAATCGTAGTGATCAACAAAGATCCAGAAGCTCCTTTCTTCAAAGTTGCGGATTACGGAATCGTTGGCGATGCCTTTGAAGTTGTTCCTCAATTAATAGAAGCATTAAAAGCACATAAAGGCTAA
- a CDS encoding electron transfer flavoprotein subunit beta/FixA family protein → MKILVCISNVPDTTTKITFTNDNTQFNTSGVQFIVNPYDEIALSKAIELCEGGKGTVTVINVGESTTDPTIRKALAIGADDAVRINAEPRDAYFTAYQIAEYAKTTDFDMILCGRESIDYNGSQVAAMVGEFLDIPSISIIKKLDFDGTTATIEREIEGGKEVVSVTGKFIASCAEGTAVPTIPNMRGIMSARSKPLQVVEAKEIAQISKVTKFETPAPRGAVKLIPAESAAQLIELLHTEAKVI, encoded by the coding sequence ATGAAAATATTAGTTTGTATCAGTAATGTGCCCGACACAACGACAAAAATAACTTTTACTAACGATAATACACAATTCAATACATCAGGCGTACAATTTATTGTAAATCCGTATGATGAAATTGCCTTATCTAAAGCAATTGAGTTGTGTGAGGGTGGTAAAGGAACCGTTACCGTAATCAATGTTGGAGAAAGTACCACAGACCCAACCATAAGAAAAGCACTTGCCATCGGAGCAGATGATGCTGTCAGAATCAACGCTGAACCTAGAGATGCTTACTTCACAGCGTACCAGATCGCGGAGTATGCGAAAACCACAGACTTCGACATGATCCTTTGCGGACGTGAATCTATTGACTACAATGGATCACAGGTAGCTGCAATGGTAGGCGAATTTTTAGATATCCCTTCGATCTCCATCATCAAAAAGCTAGACTTTGATGGAACGACTGCCACTATAGAACGTGAAATTGAAGGTGGAAAAGAAGTAGTATCTGTAACTGGCAAGTTTATTGCAAGTTGTGCAGAAGGTACTGCAGTTCCAACCATTCCAAACATGAGAGGCATTATGTCTGCAAGATCTAAGCCGCTGCAAGTTGTGGAAGCTAAAGAAATCGCGCAGATCAGTAAAGTCACTAAGTTTGAGACTCCTGCCCCACGCGGTGCCGTGAAACTGATTCCTGCAGAGTCTGCAGCACAGTTAATCGAGCTTTTACATACAGAAGCTAAAGTGATCTAA
- a CDS encoding tetratricopeptide repeat protein gives MQSTRLAKLLEFLSNDPHDPFVLYALATEYNNSNDVEKAFEYYLKLTSDHPDYVGTYYHLGKLYEKEGQKDTALETYQKGMAAARNKRDMHAFSELQGAYNSAAGLDYEDD, from the coding sequence ATGCAAAGTACCCGATTAGCAAAGTTATTGGAGTTTTTATCCAATGATCCTCATGATCCATTCGTTCTGTACGCTTTAGCTACCGAATACAACAATTCAAATGACGTAGAAAAGGCATTTGAATATTACTTAAAACTGACCAGTGATCACCCGGATTATGTAGGTACTTATTACCATTTAGGAAAACTTTATGAGAAAGAAGGGCAGAAAGATACTGCACTGGAAACTTATCAGAAAGGGATGGCAGCTGCCAGAAATAAACGGGATATGCACGCTTTTTCTGAATTGCAGGGTGCCTATAATTCTGCTGCAGGTCTGGATTACGAAGACGATTAG
- the chrA gene encoding chromate efflux transporter, whose translation MNKRQLLFIRDVFLFTFTAFGGAQAHLALLLKYFVKDVRYITEEELLELNALSQVLPGPASTQTLVGIGYKVGGVKLAILTFLIWIIPSAALMTFAAISFGKWGQQQKFNEILEYIQPIALGIVAFGAYNLAKRVLVSQLTIFLAVAAVVGTMVLRNAYVFPIAILIGGMISSAIGTPKEESELRVRLFSNINPKKLIYFIGVLLILASLGAIINRTSLFSLPIRLFENFYRNGIFIFGGGQVLVPLMFTEFVEMKHYLTGTDFLSGFALQQALPGPTFSFTSYVGALSMKTFGFGLTGQILGGFVAVMGINLPGLILVLFIVPFWEDLKKISRIKYSMVGINAVSVGFIIAAFMLLVQPMGLNLMAIGVMVCTFLVLNFTKISPPIIVLAGILLGYFI comes from the coding sequence ATGAACAAAAGACAACTGTTGTTTATCAGAGACGTTTTCCTCTTCACGTTTACTGCTTTTGGAGGCGCCCAGGCACACCTGGCATTATTGCTTAAATATTTTGTAAAAGATGTCAGGTACATTACAGAAGAGGAGTTGCTGGAATTAAATGCGCTATCGCAGGTATTGCCCGGTCCGGCTTCTACTCAAACCCTGGTAGGGATCGGGTATAAAGTAGGGGGGGTAAAGCTGGCCATCCTTACTTTTCTCATCTGGATCATCCCTTCTGCAGCGCTGATGACCTTTGCCGCCATTAGTTTTGGCAAATGGGGACAGCAGCAGAAGTTCAACGAAATATTGGAGTACATCCAGCCCATCGCCCTTGGGATTGTTGCTTTTGGAGCGTATAATCTGGCGAAGAGAGTGTTGGTTTCACAGCTGACTATCTTTCTGGCCGTCGCTGCAGTGGTGGGAACAATGGTGTTGAGAAATGCCTATGTATTTCCAATTGCCATTTTAATCGGTGGGATGATTTCTTCTGCCATTGGTACGCCTAAAGAAGAAAGTGAACTGAGGGTGCGCTTGTTTTCTAACATCAATCCGAAAAAACTGATCTACTTTATTGGGGTGTTGCTGATTTTAGCCTCTTTGGGTGCCATCATCAACCGGACCTCTCTTTTTAGTCTGCCAATCAGGTTATTCGAGAATTTTTACCGGAATGGGATTTTCATTTTCGGCGGCGGACAGGTTTTAGTACCGTTAATGTTTACCGAGTTTGTGGAAATGAAACATTACCTGACGGGAACGGATTTTCTTTCCGGATTTGCCTTACAACAGGCATTACCAGGTCCGACCTTTTCATTTACCAGCTATGTAGGTGCACTGAGTATGAAAACTTTTGGCTTTGGATTAACCGGTCAGATATTGGGCGGTTTTGTAGCCGTGATGGGAATCAACCTGCCAGGTTTGATTTTGGTCCTGTTTATTGTGCCTTTCTGGGAAGATCTGAAAAAGATTTCCCGCATCAAATACTCTATGGTGGGGATCAATGCCGTAAGTGTGGGCTTTATTATTGCCGCTTTTATGCTGCTAGTACAGCCAATGGGCTTAAATCTGATGGCAATAGGAGTAATGGTCTGTACTTTTCTGGTGCTGAACTTCACAAAAATAAGCCCGCCAATTATTGTATTGGCAGGCATATTATTAGGTTATTTCATCTAA
- the dnaB gene encoding replicative DNA helicase encodes MSNDNGNQGQDKATFTARKARISNSMNTMGKIPPQALDLEEAVLGALMLEKDALSTVIDILKPEVFYAEAHKKIFEAIALLFQKSKPVDILTVTAELRNLGLLEMVGGAYYITNLTNRVASAANIEYHSRIISQKYIQRELIRISSEIIQNAYEDTTDIFDLLDHAEKNLFDIAQNNLRRDTQKMDEIVKQSLATLEALRGKSDGLTGVPSGFTDLDRITGGWQPSDLVIIAARPAMGKTAFVLTCARNAAVDFKRPVVVFSLEMSSVQLVNRLISGETEIEQEKIRKGNLAEWEWQQLHSKIGTLTEAPLLIDDTPALNIFEFRAKCRRLKSQYDLQLIIIDYLQLMHGKGEGGGGNREQEIGSISRALKSVAKELNVPVLALSQLSRAVESRPGQNGKRPMLSDLRESGSIEQDADMVLFLYRPEYYGITEDEQGRSQAGIGEVIIAKHRNGETGIVPLRFIGKYVKFTDLEDNFAAPTSFSMDSTSAGMAPSQDFDRPAGNVIIKPSRMDDMHDDDAPF; translated from the coding sequence ATGAGTAACGACAACGGAAATCAGGGACAAGATAAAGCTACCTTCACTGCCAGAAAGGCCAGAATCAGCAATTCCATGAATACCATGGGAAAGATACCACCTCAGGCATTAGACCTTGAAGAAGCTGTTTTAGGTGCTTTAATGCTAGAAAAGGACGCCCTTTCTACTGTAATTGACATCTTAAAACCAGAAGTATTTTATGCGGAAGCGCATAAAAAGATCTTCGAGGCCATTGCCTTATTATTCCAGAAATCAAAACCTGTAGATATTTTAACCGTTACCGCAGAATTGAGGAATCTGGGTTTACTGGAGATGGTAGGCGGTGCTTACTACATCACCAATTTAACCAACAGGGTTGCTTCTGCAGCAAACATTGAATACCATTCGAGGATTATTTCTCAAAAATACATTCAGAGAGAACTGATCAGGATCTCTTCTGAGATCATCCAAAATGCTTACGAAGATACGACAGATATTTTCGACCTGCTGGATCATGCAGAGAAAAATCTGTTTGACATAGCACAGAATAACCTGCGCAGGGATACCCAGAAAATGGATGAGATTGTAAAACAATCTTTAGCTACTTTAGAAGCGCTTCGCGGAAAAAGCGACGGTTTAACGGGTGTACCTTCCGGATTTACTGACTTAGACCGGATTACCGGTGGATGGCAGCCTTCAGATTTAGTGATCATCGCGGCACGTCCGGCGATGGGAAAGACGGCCTTCGTACTGACCTGCGCTAGAAATGCGGCAGTAGATTTCAAACGTCCTGTAGTGGTATTCTCCCTGGAGATGTCCTCAGTACAGTTGGTGAATCGTTTGATTTCCGGAGAAACGGAAATCGAACAGGAGAAAATCAGAAAAGGAAACCTGGCAGAATGGGAATGGCAGCAGCTTCACAGTAAAATCGGCACTTTAACAGAAGCACCCTTATTAATTGACGATACGCCTGCTCTGAACATCTTTGAGTTCAGAGCGAAATGCAGAAGGTTAAAATCACAATACGACTTACAACTGATCATCATCGATTACTTGCAGCTGATGCATGGTAAAGGTGAAGGTGGTGGTGGAAACAGGGAGCAGGAGATCGGTAGTATTTCCAGGGCCCTGAAATCTGTAGCTAAAGAACTAAACGTTCCTGTACTGGCACTTTCTCAGCTGAGTCGTGCGGTAGAGAGCAGACCTGGTCAGAACGGCAAGCGCCCGATGCTATCGGATTTACGTGAATCTGGTTCCATTGAGCAGGATGCGGATATGGTACTCTTCCTATACCGACCGGAATATTACGGGATCACAGAAGATGAGCAAGGACGTTCGCAAGCAGGTATTGGAGAGGTAATTATCGCGAAGCACCGTAACGGTGAAACCGGTATTGTTCCCTTACGCTTCATCGGTAAATACGTTAAATTTACAGATTTGGAGGATAACTTTGCAGCACCTACTTCCTTCTCTATGGATAGCACCAGTGCGGGTATGGCTCCATCACAGGATTTTGACCGCCCAGCAGGAAACGTCATCATCAAGCCATCCAGAATGGACGATATGCATGACGATGACGCTCCTTTTTAA
- the rlmB gene encoding 23S rRNA (guanosine(2251)-2'-O)-methyltransferase RlmB, which translates to MEHSRRPARAKENNEFVFGIRAVIEAIKAGKDIESIYIQRGLGGDLIVELKGYLKDVDAPVHNVPVEKLNRMTLKNHQGVIAVISAITFQKIEDIIPAVYEKGEVPLVLILDGITDVRNMGAIARTAACAGAHAIIVPTKNSAQINADAIKTSAGALFSIPVCRHPNLHKVALYLQDCGLQIVACTEKTNDLIYAPDYTAPTAIVMGAEDEGISNDIMRMANHLAKIPMIGEISSLNVSVSAGVILYEAIRQRQSL; encoded by the coding sequence ATGGAACATTCGAGGAGACCTGCGAGAGCTAAAGAAAATAATGAATTCGTATTTGGCATACGAGCTGTAATAGAAGCTATTAAAGCTGGTAAAGATATTGAAAGTATTTATATTCAGCGTGGATTAGGCGGCGATCTGATCGTGGAGCTGAAAGGATATTTGAAAGATGTGGATGCACCAGTTCATAATGTTCCGGTAGAAAAGCTGAACAGAATGACCTTAAAGAATCACCAGGGTGTGATTGCGGTGATTTCTGCCATTACTTTCCAGAAAATTGAAGACATTATCCCTGCAGTTTATGAGAAAGGTGAAGTGCCATTGGTATTGATCCTGGATGGCATTACCGATGTGCGTAACATGGGGGCAATTGCCAGAACAGCGGCTTGCGCTGGTGCACATGCCATCATTGTACCTACTAAAAACTCCGCACAGATTAATGCAGATGCGATTAAAACTTCGGCAGGAGCATTATTCAGCATTCCGGTATGCAGACATCCGAACCTTCATAAAGTAGCTTTGTACTTGCAGGATTGTGGTTTGCAGATTGTTGCCTGTACAGAAAAAACCAATGATTTGATTTATGCACCTGATTATACTGCACCTACAGCGATTGTAATGGGAGCAGAAGATGAAGGGATTTCAAATGACATCATGAGAATGGCAAATCACCTGGCTAAAATCCCAATGATTGGAGAGATCAGCTCACTGAATGTATCCGTTTCGGCAGGTGTAATTCTTTACGAAGCGATCAGACAGCGTCAGAGCCTATAA